A window from Culex pipiens pallens isolate TS chromosome 3, TS_CPP_V2, whole genome shotgun sequence encodes these proteins:
- the LOC120413670 gene encoding uncharacterized protein LOC120413670: MYTKKINTKNDMQNTVTMASFHGHSPCAPGPIRIPNSPMLECRHRYLEQMKTTFSTVQVSFVNTTCPKPQECFSSSEYGESVSKTGKAIADSFQAPPPCCIVGPCYPYCF; the protein is encoded by the exons ATGTACACCAAGAAGATCAACACGAAAAATGACATGCAGAACACGGTCACGATGGCGTCGTTCCACGGCCACAGTCCGTGCGCCCCCGGACCGATTCGAATCCCG AACTCGCCCATGCTGGAGTGCCGGCACCGCTACCTGGAGCAGATGAAGACGACCTTCTCGACGGTGCAGGTGTCGTTCGTCAACACGACCTGCCCGAAGCCCCAGGAATGCTTCTCGTCCAGCGAGTATGGCGAGAGTGTGTCCAAGACAGGGAAGGCCATTGCTGACAGCTTCCAAGCGCCGCCGCCCTGCTGCATCGTGGGACCGTGCTAT